In Chloroflexota bacterium, a single genomic region encodes these proteins:
- a CDS encoding transposase gives MQVTDAGDEWQGRPSLRLQGRSYSLPGGYFITLVIQQRELLLGSVSDGPVNLNDAGRMIERWWKEIPHKYPGVLLDQYVVMPNHIHAILVLTHGAWTRVRVNGPQGVFDIDPGRPHRIAPTLGGVIGWFKTMTTAEYARGVRESNWTPFFRRLWQQDFYEHIIRADGLGPIREYIRRNPERWHLDAENQAADTHIRM, from the coding sequence ATGCAAGTGACAGATGCGGGTGACGAATGGCAGGGGCGGCCTTCCCTGCGTTTGCAAGGCCGGTCGTACAGCCTGCCTGGAGGGTACTTCATCACGCTTGTGATTCAACAACGAGAGTTATTGCTTGGGAGCGTCAGCGACGGACCGGTGAATCTGAACGATGCGGGCCGGATGATCGAGCGGTGGTGGAAGGAGATCCCGCATAAATATCCGGGGGTGCTGCTGGACCAGTACGTCGTCATGCCAAATCACATTCACGCAATCCTTGTTCTCACGCACGGCGCGTGGACGCGGGTCCGCGTCAATGGGCCACAGGGGGTCTTTGATATAGACCCCGGGCGACCACATAGGATCGCCCCTACATTGGGAGGCGTCATCGGGTGGTTCAAGACAATGACCACCGCTGAATATGCCCGTGGGGTTCGTGAATCGAATTGGACGCCGTTCTTTCGACGGCTTTGGCAGCAGGATTTCTACGAACACATCATCCGCGCTGACGGCTTGGGACCGATTCGTGAATACATCCGGCGCAACCCCGAGCGATGGCATCTTGATGCGGAGAATCAAGCCGCAGACACGCACATCCGCATGTAG
- a CDS encoding ABC transporter substrate-binding protein, which yields MKEHRMKHLVRQRRRVGLFGVLLMAAVFVVTACGGGDDDEPTVGPTATPQVIVVTPTPRPTPTTGPTPTPLVIVQTATPTPQPGLGAQTENIIGFRWIQNQPNWRVPPRRGGTHNYGFNSPPASTDPIISRSFTTMTVATPIYSQLIRCTPAPNQKVGNIGLCAEEPDLATSWTMSQDAKVITLKLNPAAKWQNLPQAAYGYDARLAPLYGRQVVAADVVHSMNYWLGKLRKADGSPQPTIAQGPQWNNLSDVRAVDAATIEIQLKGPDPYTTLLLADFQSRILPPEVFQLDGDYTKRIVGSGSMMIATYDRTTKVEMTANPNFWKNGGDGRPLPYLDKHVINVITAVSLLRSGMTTGQLDSAQTVGISTPADAVNFGRQCSACQITELFSAKGIFSLGLRTEGANAPFADKRARLAIAKAIDWQTMINNIHGGAATLAPPTVVTGLLYDEPPGVAKIAEGFANRDDNPWIFDAAKAKELWAASGHRAGEKHTLIYNEYSPTITNQMLAVKGDLEKNLGIEVTLNKVSDINVFYAAIGYNPGQQHQTFESMALFFNQILPNPALDLQTLTPGNQANLMEYNIPRINALVAEASRGVTREKLAEISREVWNIEKAEAKRFVLPTEARYVVYSGRLRNAYQQSGGGEAFHQGGHLVEVIWLAS from the coding sequence ATGAAGGAGCACAGAATGAAGCACCTGGTACGACAGCGCCGTAGAGTCGGTCTCTTTGGCGTGCTGCTCATGGCGGCGGTCTTTGTGGTCACCGCCTGCGGCGGCGGAGATGACGATGAGCCGACGGTTGGGCCCACTGCCACGCCGCAGGTCATCGTTGTCACACCGACGCCGCGCCCGACGCCCACCACGGGGCCCACGCCGACGCCCCTGGTTATCGTCCAGACGGCCACGCCGACGCCCCAGCCGGGCCTGGGCGCGCAGACGGAAAACATCATCGGCTTCCGGTGGATCCAGAACCAGCCCAACTGGCGCGTCCCGCCCCGGCGCGGCGGCACGCACAATTACGGCTTCAACTCGCCGCCCGCCTCCACGGATCCCATCATCAGCCGCTCCTTCACCACCATGACGGTGGCGACGCCCATCTATAGCCAGTTGATCCGCTGCACCCCGGCGCCGAACCAGAAGGTCGGCAACATCGGTCTGTGCGCGGAGGAGCCGGACCTGGCTACCAGCTGGACGATGTCCCAAGACGCCAAGGTCATCACGCTGAAGCTGAACCCGGCGGCCAAGTGGCAGAACTTGCCGCAGGCGGCCTATGGGTATGATGCGCGCCTTGCCCCCCTTTACGGACGCCAGGTGGTGGCTGCGGATGTGGTCCACAGCATGAACTACTGGCTCGGCAAGCTCAGGAAGGCCGATGGCTCGCCTCAGCCCACCATCGCCCAGGGCCCCCAGTGGAACAACCTCTCCGATGTTCGCGCCGTTGACGCCGCGACGATCGAGATCCAGCTGAAGGGCCCCGATCCCTACACGACGCTCCTTCTGGCCGACTTCCAATCACGCATCCTGCCGCCTGAGGTCTTCCAGCTGGACGGCGATTACACCAAGCGCATCGTGGGCAGCGGCTCCATGATGATTGCCACCTATGACCGCACGACCAAGGTGGAGATGACCGCCAACCCCAACTTCTGGAAGAACGGCGGCGACGGCAGACCCCTGCCATACCTGGACAAGCACGTCATCAACGTCATCACCGCCGTCTCCCTCCTTCGCTCCGGCATGACCACCGGCCAGTTGGACAGCGCCCAGACCGTGGGCATCTCCACCCCGGCGGACGCGGTGAACTTCGGCCGGCAGTGCTCCGCCTGCCAGATCACGGAGCTCTTCAGCGCCAAGGGCATCTTCTCCCTTGGCCTGAGGACGGAGGGCGCCAACGCCCCCTTCGCCGATAAGCGCGCCCGCCTCGCCATCGCCAAAGCCATTGACTGGCAGACCATGATCAACAACATCCACGGCGGCGCCGCGACCCTGGCCCCGCCGACGGTGGTGACGGGCTTGCTCTACGATGAGCCGCCGGGAGTCGCCAAGATCGCGGAGGGCTTTGCGAACCGGGATGATAACCCCTGGATCTTCGATGCGGCGAAGGCGAAGGAGCTCTGGGCGGCCTCAGGCCATAGGGCCGGCGAGAAGCACACGCTCATCTACAACGAGTACAGCCCCACCATCACGAACCAGATGCTGGCGGTGAAGGGCGACCTTGAAAAGAACCTTGGCATCGAAGTGACGCTGAACAAGGTTTCCGACATCAACGTCTTCTACGCGGCCATCGGCTACAACCCCGGCCAGCAGCACCAGACCTTTGAGAGCATGGCGCTCTTCTTCAACCAGATCCTGCCGAACCCGGCGCTGGACCTCCAGACCCTTACGCCGGGCAACCAGGCGAACTTGATGGAATACAACATCCCGCGCATCAACGCTCTGGTCGCCGAGGCTTCGCGCGGTGTGACCCGCGAGAAGCTGGCCGAGATCTCCCGCGAGGTCTGGAACATCGAGAAGGCTGAGGCGAAGCGCTTCGTCCTGCCGACGGAGGCGCGCTACGTGGTCTACAGCGGCCGCCTGCGCAACGCTTACCAGCAGTCCGGCGGCGGCGAGGCCTTCCACCAGGGCGGCCACCTCGTCGAGGTCATCTGGCTGGCAAGTTAG
- a CDS encoding enoyl-CoA hydratase/isomerase family protein: protein MPDPLVLYAKDGHIATITLNRPDVLNAVSNDMALELDEAIEKVKRDGEVWVVILAGNGKSFCSGYDLKGITSGRITKGAAPAVDRQGHIGWSALRFWEIEKPTIAAIRGHAVGGGLCLALACDIRIAAPDARFAATFTKRGLVPDSGATFFLIQSVGYAKACEMSFLAEQIDAQEALRLGIVNKVIGDLAVEKAAMDTAQKMLLQSPIAVRLAKRALRRGMEAEATRAVEYELYLNGVTAKTNDIIEGAKAFVEKRPPKWTGA, encoded by the coding sequence ATGCCGGACCCACTGGTGCTCTACGCGAAAGACGGGCATATCGCCACCATCACCCTGAACCGCCCGGACGTGCTGAACGCCGTGAGCAACGATATGGCGCTGGAGCTGGATGAGGCCATCGAAAAGGTGAAGCGCGATGGCGAGGTGTGGGTCGTCATCCTGGCGGGCAATGGGAAGTCCTTCTGCTCCGGGTACGACCTGAAGGGCATCACCTCCGGGCGCATCACCAAGGGGGCCGCGCCGGCGGTGGATCGCCAGGGGCACATCGGCTGGAGCGCCCTGCGGTTCTGGGAGATCGAAAAGCCCACCATCGCGGCGATCCGGGGCCATGCCGTGGGCGGCGGCCTCTGCCTGGCGCTCGCCTGCGATATCCGCATCGCCGCGCCGGACGCGCGCTTTGCCGCCACCTTCACCAAGCGCGGGCTCGTCCCCGATTCGGGCGCCACCTTTTTCCTCATCCAGAGTGTGGGCTATGCCAAGGCCTGCGAGATGAGCTTCCTCGCCGAGCAGATTGACGCTCAGGAGGCCCTGCGGCTGGGCATCGTGAACAAAGTCATCGGCGACCTGGCGGTGGAGAAGGCGGCCATGGATACGGCCCAAAAGATGCTCCTGCAATCGCCCATCGCGGTGCGGCTGGCCAAGCGCGCCCTGCGCCGGGGCATGGAGGCCGAGGCGACGCGCGCCGTGGAGTATGAGCTTTACCTCAACGGCGTCACCGCCAAGACCAATGACATCATCGAAGGAGCCAAGGCCTTCGTCGAGAAGCGGCCTCCCAAGTGGACGGGCGCCTAG
- a CDS encoding SDR family oxidoreductase translates to MTREERRDGRLAGLPQQSPSATMPPPSPWRHVMRELEGKVAIVTGAGRLRGIGRAACVALAKMGCAVAPTGTGRKPETFPPDEKAAGWRDIESTAEQVRTAGAKALPLVGDVTSAKDVARFVQQTLDAFGRIDILVNNAAFARGEDRVTVDKLDEALWRKVLDVKVTGSFLMSKAVADVLLRQKQGGRIVNISSIGGKRGNAVSPAYCTANFALQGFNQVLAQWLAPYGITSNAICPGITDTSRMDDVGYPRGAAWDRMVQLIPMKRPATDDEIAGVIAFLCTKAGGYITGQAINVDGGMVMW, encoded by the coding sequence ATGACAAGAGAGGAACGTAGGGACGGACGCCTTGCAGGGTTGCCTCAGCAATCGCCCTCTGCAACAATGCCACCACCGTCACCCTGGAGGCACGTTATGCGAGAGTTGGAAGGCAAAGTCGCCATCGTCACCGGCGCGGGACGACTGCGCGGCATCGGGAGGGCCGCCTGCGTGGCCCTGGCCAAGATGGGCTGCGCCGTGGCGCCCACCGGCACCGGGCGCAAGCCGGAGACCTTCCCGCCGGATGAGAAGGCGGCGGGCTGGCGGGACATCGAAAGCACGGCGGAGCAAGTGCGCACCGCCGGGGCGAAGGCCCTGCCCCTGGTGGGCGATGTAACCAGCGCCAAGGATGTGGCGCGTTTCGTCCAGCAGACGCTGGATGCTTTCGGGCGCATAGACATCCTGGTGAACAACGCCGCCTTCGCCCGGGGCGAGGACCGCGTCACCGTGGATAAGCTGGACGAGGCGCTCTGGCGCAAGGTCCTGGACGTGAAGGTCACGGGCTCCTTCCTCATGTCCAAGGCCGTGGCGGACGTCCTCCTGCGGCAGAAGCAGGGCGGGCGCATCGTCAACATCTCCTCCATCGGCGGCAAGCGCGGCAATGCCGTCAGCCCCGCCTATTGCACCGCCAACTTCGCCCTCCAGGGCTTCAACCAGGTGCTGGCCCAATGGCTCGCTCCCTACGGGATCACCAGCAACGCCATCTGCCCCGGCATCACGGATACCTCCCGCATGGACGATGTGGGCTACCCCCGCGGCGCCGCCTGGGACCGCATGGTCCAGCTCATCCCTATGAAGCGTCCCGCCACGGACGATGAGATCGCCGGAGTCATCGCCTTCCTCTGCACCAAGGCGGGCGGCTACATCACCGGCCAGGCAATCAACGTGGATGGCGGCATGGTCATGTGGTGA